The region GTCGTGCCCACGGGCACGATGCCGTCCGAGCCCTCGGCGATCTGCCAGGCCACGAAGTCCTGAAAGGCGCGCTCGTCAACGGCGCCGTCCTTAAACGGCGTAATAAGGGCGGTGATGGAGCCCTGAAGCATGGCCTTCTCCCCTGGGGGCGTGATCCTTGTCCCCGCACGCGGTCGTATCGGGGAGGGGATGTTTTAGCACACCCCCACTCGCCGGCAAGCCCGGGTTTGTCACACAAACAATCGAGGATCGGTGCCAAGGAAGGGAGGGGTCTGGCCCCCAGCCTTCCCTTTCACGACGGATCAATCTCGTCTTCGTCGCAATACCGGTTGCGGATATCGCGAAACACGTCTTCGAGGGCGAGGAAGGCATCAACAATGTCGGGGTCAAACCGCGCGCCCCGATCCGCAACAATCAGCTCCCGAGCGCGAGCATGGGGAAACGGCGGCTTGTAGACCCGCCGACTGATCAAGGCATCGTAAACATCGGCCACGGCCATCAAGCGGGCCGACAAAGGAATCGCCTCGCCGGCCAAGCCTTCGGGATAGCCGGTTCCATCCCATTTTTCATGGTGATAGGCGGCGATGTCGCAGGCATGACGCAAGAAGGCGATTTCGCTTTCGCCCCCCTCCTCCACGGCAGCGCGCAGGGCCGAGCGCCCCAGCACCGTGTGAGTCTTCATGATGGTGAATTCCTCGTCGGTGAGCGGCCCCGGCTTAAGCAAAATTCGATCAGGAATCCCCACCTTGCCGACGTCGTGCAGCGGCGCCGACTTGAACAACAAGTCAATGGTGCGATCATCGAGCTGTCCGGCAAAGCGCGGGTGAGCATGCAGGTGCAGGGCCAAGGCTCGGACATAGTGCTGGGTGCGCCGGATATGGTTGCCGGTTTCGTTGTCCCGGGTTTCGGCCAGCGAGGCCAGGGCGCGGATGGTCACCGCTTGCACCCGCTCCACCTCCTGGGTGCGCTCGGCCACCCGGGCCTCCAGGGTATGGCTGTAGTTTTCAAGGGCGCGCTGGGCCCGGGCCAACTGAACGTGGGTGCGGACCCGGGCCTTCGCCAACAAGGGGGTCAAGGGCTTGGTCAGGTAGTCCACGGCGCCCAGGTCGAAGCCATGCAGCTCGTCATTCGGATCGCCCAAGGCGGTGACAAAAATCACGGGCACGTCCGCCAACCGGGGATCTTGCTTCATGCGCCGACAGACCTCGTGACCGTCCATGCCCGGCATCATGACATCAAGCAAGACCAGATCAGGAGCCGGGTCCATGGCCATGCGTTCCAGGGCCTGGACGCCGTTCTTGGCGACGGTGAGGGCATAATCGTCGCGCAGCATTTCGACCAACACCTTGATGTTCATAGCCTCGTCATCAACAATCAACAAGCGAGGGCGGTCGGAGAGGGGCGCAAGAACAGCCGGAATCATGATCAGGCCTCCGGAATGCGAGGAAGGGGTCCCCCGGGACGGATCAAGGTCGCCAGCGCCACCAGGGCATCCGTGAAATCAAAGGCGGCGGTGGCCGTCGCCAGACGCTCGGCCGCGTCGCGCGCCTCCCCCTCAAGATGGGGACACAGCTCCCGCGCCACATCCTCGGCCAGAGGATCGCCGTTGGTGAGCAGGCCTTGCAAACGATCGATCAACGACCAGATCCCCTCAAGACCGAGGCGTGCTGTCGAAGCGATCGGCGCCGGCACAGGGAGGCTGGTGATCGCGTCAAGCACGGGGCGCAGCGCCGCGATGAGGCCGGGCGGGGTCTGGGGCGGCAGCCCCAGAGAGGGGAGGAGGAAGACGCAGGTCTTGCGCCCCCCCCTTGCCCCCGGAGACGAGGTGTCTCGGGTTGGTTTTACTCGTATTCCGCCGAGGTCTCGCCGCTGCTTTTGTTGTACTTGATGGTGATCTTCGACGTGGTGCACAGATCGAACTCGTCCCACTCGGCGCTTTCGTTGTCGTCGTAAACGACCTTCACGTCCCATTTGCAGGTTTTAGTCGCCCGGTTGAACCGGATGGTGACAAACTCGCCGTTGCCGAGCTGATCCTGGCCGAGAACATCCTCTTCCCAGTCGCTGCTGCGCGAGGGAGAGACGTAGACTTGGTCAATGGTATAGCCTGTCTTGTTGACCAGAACGAAATCCTGCTTGGATTGAGCCAGCGCGCCTGTCGAAACACACGCCAAAACAGCCGCAAGAGCTAAAGTTCTGCGAACCATTTATTCACTCCCCACGTCATTGATTGTTTATTTCCCGTGGAAATGGCGGCCACGGAACCAACTGAAGTCTAACTGATCTTGAGCGGTCGGGCTACAAAAGGATGAGCTTGGGGGCTTTGGTCTGGGTCTCGCCCTGCGGGACATGCTTCCCGCGTCCCGCCCTCCTGGAACCAAAGGGGGGGAGAGGAACGAAGCGGTCTGGGGAGGCCGCGCCTCCCCAGCCTGCCTTAACCCTTCCCCCGGCTGTCCTTGCTTGCCGGCGGCGGGCGGGACGCTTATCCTAAGAGGTTCCATGATCGCCGTCCCCAATCGGAGTTTTTCCGGTGAGATACGTGAGCACCCGGGGCCGCGCCCCCGTCTTGACCTTTGATGACGTTCTGCTGGCTGGGCTCGCCGAGGACGGTGGCCTGTACGTGCCCAGCCATTGGCCGACCTTCACCCCCGACGACATCCGGGACATGCGTGGCCTGTCCTATCAGGAGCTGGCGGTCCAGGTGATGGGGCCGTTTGTGGCCGGGGCGCTGACCGACGACGAACTGACTCAGGTCGTCGAGGACGCCTATGCCAGCTTTACCCACCCGGCCATTGCCCCCTTGCGCCAACTGGGGCCCGATGATTGGGTCATGGAGTTGTTCCATGGGCCGACTCTGGCGTTTAAGGACTACGCCTTGCAGGTCGTGGGCGGCCTGTTCGACCTGATCTTGGCGCGCCGGGGCGAGCGCGTCACGGTGGTGGGCGCCACCAGTGGCGACACCGGCAGCGCCGCCATTGCCGCCCTGCGCGACCGCGCGGCCGTCGATGTGGTGATCTTGCTGCCCAAGGGCCGGGTCTCCGAGGTGCAGCGCCGGCAGATGACCACGGTCGAGAGCCCCAACGTCCATGTCGTGGCGGTGGACGGCACCTTTGACGACTGTCAGGCCCTGGTGAAGTCCTTGTTTGCCGATGTCGCCTTCCGTGACGAGGTTGGCCTGGGGGCGGTGAATTCCATCAACTGGGCTCGGGTGATGGCCCAGACTGTCTACTATTTCTGGGCGGCCCTGCGCCTGGGCGCCCCCGACCGGACCTTGGGCTTTGCCGTGCCCACCGGTAACTTTGGCAACGTGCTCGCCGGCTGGGTGGCGCGGCAGATGGGGCTGCCCATCGAGCGTCTGGTGGTTGGCTCCAACCGCAACGACATCCTGGCCCGCTTCCTGGAAACCGGGACCATGAGCCGCCGCCCGGTGGAGCAGAGCTATAGTCCCTCGATGGACATCCAGGTCTCCAGCAACTTCGAGCGCCTGTTGTTCGAGATCGTGGACCGTGACGCTCCCGAGGTCGAGCGCATGCTGCGCCAGTTCGCCGCCACCGGCAGCTACAAGGTGGCCGAGCCCCTGCATCAGGAGCTGCTGGGTCTGTTCCGGGGCTATCGCCTCGACGATCCCGGCACCGAGCAGGCCATCGCCGATCTCTATGCCGCGACCGGCGAGATCCTCGACCCCCACAGTGCCATCGGCGTGATGGCCGGGCGGGTGGCCGGGCATCGGGACCTGGGCACCCCCATGGTGGCGCTGGCCACCGCCCATCCCGCCAAGTTCCCCGAGGTTGTCGAGCGCGCGACCGGGGTGCGCCCGGCCCTGCCGCCCAGACTCGCCGACCTGATGACCCGTCCCGAACGGCTCACCGACCTGCCCAATGATGTCGAGGCCGTGAAGGCCTTGGTGCGCCAGCGGATCGCCGGAGGCCGGGCATGATTGAGGACGTGCGGGTCACCACCCTTCCCAGCGGTCTGGTCGTGGCCACCGACGTGGTGCCCACGGTGGAAAGCGTGACCCTGGGGGCCTGGGTGGCCACCGGAACCCGCCACGAGGCGCCGGCGGTTAATGGCGTGTCGCATCTTTTGGAGCACATGGCCTTCAAGGGGACGCGTCGGCGCGATGCCCGCCAGATTGCCGAGGAGATCGAGGCGGTGGGCGGGCATCTCAACGCCTACACCAGTCGCGACAACACGGCCTACTACGCCCGGGTCCTGCGCGAGGATACGGGGCTAGCCCTCGATATCCTCGGGGATATTCTCCAGAACTCGGTATTTGATGCCGAAGAACTGGGGCGCGAGCGCGAAGTGGTGGTGCAGGAAATCCACCAAGCGCTCGACACCCCCGACGATATTATCTTCGACTACTTCCAAGAAGCGGCCTTCCCAGACCAAGCTTTAGGGCGGCCGGTGCTGGGAACGGTGCCGGTCGTGCGCAGCCTGACCCGTGACTGCGTGGATGGCTACCTGCGCTCGACCTACGCCCCGGAGCGCATGGTGGTCGCCGCCTCGGGCCGCCTGGAGCACGACGCCTTCGTTGAGGCGGTCGCCCGGCATTTCGACGCCTTGCCCACCGGCGGGCCATTGGTCGAGGAACCCGGGCGCTATCGCGGCGGCTGCTACCGCGAGGAACGCGACCTGGAGCAGGTCCACGTGGTACTGGGCTTCGAGGGCGTCTCCAACCTCGACGACGCCTACTATCCCCTGTCGGTCCTTGCCACCTTGCACGGTGGCGGCATGTCCTCGCGCTTGTTCCAGGAAATCCGGGAAAAGCGCGGCCTTGCCTACTCGGTGTACAGCTTTTCATCGTGCTACCAGGACACTGGCCTGTACGGCGTGTATGCCGGAACCGGCGAAGCCGAGGTCGCCGAGCTGATCCCGGTGCTGTGCGAGGAAACCCTGCGGGTGGTCGAGGGCATCACGGCGGAAGAGGTCAACCGCGCCCGCGCCCAGCTCAAAGCCAGCTTGCTGATGTCGATGGAAAGCACCTCGTCACGCTGCGAGCACCTCGCCCGCCAACTCCAAGTCCACGGCCGCCCCGTGCCCATGGCCGAAACCCTGGAAAAACTCGACGCCGTCCAGGTCGCCGACGTGGAAGCCTGCGCCCGCCGCCTGTTCGCCTCCGCCCCCACCCTCGCCGTCATCGGCCCCCTGTCCCGCGTCGAGGACAACGACCGGATGCTGGCGCGGCTGACGCTCTAGGGCGGGGAGGCGGT is a window of Pararhodospirillum photometricum DSM 122 DNA encoding:
- a CDS encoding HD-GYP domain-containing protein, producing the protein MIPAVLAPLSDRPRLLIVDDEAMNIKVLVEMLRDDYALTVAKNGVQALERMAMDPAPDLVLLDVMMPGMDGHEVCRRMKQDPRLADVPVIFVTALGDPNDELHGFDLGAVDYLTKPLTPLLAKARVRTHVQLARAQRALENYSHTLEARVAERTQEVERVQAVTIRALASLAETRDNETGNHIRRTQHYVRALALHLHAHPRFAGQLDDRTIDLLFKSAPLHDVGKVGIPDRILLKPGPLTDEEFTIMKTHTVLGRSALRAAVEEGGESEIAFLRHACDIAAYHHEKWDGTGYPEGLAGEAIPLSARLMAVADVYDALISRRVYKPPFPHARARELIVADRGARFDPDIVDAFLALEDVFRDIRNRYCDEDEIDPS
- the thrC gene encoding threonine synthase, giving the protein MRYVSTRGRAPVLTFDDVLLAGLAEDGGLYVPSHWPTFTPDDIRDMRGLSYQELAVQVMGPFVAGALTDDELTQVVEDAYASFTHPAIAPLRQLGPDDWVMELFHGPTLAFKDYALQVVGGLFDLILARRGERVTVVGATSGDTGSAAIAALRDRAAVDVVILLPKGRVSEVQRRQMTTVESPNVHVVAVDGTFDDCQALVKSLFADVAFRDEVGLGAVNSINWARVMAQTVYYFWAALRLGAPDRTLGFAVPTGNFGNVLAGWVARQMGLPIERLVVGSNRNDILARFLETGTMSRRPVEQSYSPSMDIQVSSNFERLLFEIVDRDAPEVERMLRQFAATGSYKVAEPLHQELLGLFRGYRLDDPGTEQAIADLYAATGEILDPHSAIGVMAGRVAGHRDLGTPMVALATAHPAKFPEVVERATGVRPALPPRLADLMTRPERLTDLPNDVEAVKALVRQRIAGGRA
- a CDS encoding M16 family metallopeptidase, giving the protein MIEDVRVTTLPSGLVVATDVVPTVESVTLGAWVATGTRHEAPAVNGVSHLLEHMAFKGTRRRDARQIAEEIEAVGGHLNAYTSRDNTAYYARVLREDTGLALDILGDILQNSVFDAEELGREREVVVQEIHQALDTPDDIIFDYFQEAAFPDQALGRPVLGTVPVVRSLTRDCVDGYLRSTYAPERMVVAASGRLEHDAFVEAVARHFDALPTGGPLVEEPGRYRGGCYREERDLEQVHVVLGFEGVSNLDDAYYPLSVLATLHGGGMSSRLFQEIREKRGLAYSVYSFSSCYQDTGLYGVYAGTGEAEVAELIPVLCEETLRVVEGITAEEVNRARAQLKASLLMSMESTSSRCEHLARQLQVHGRPVPMAETLEKLDAVQVADVEACARRLFASAPTLAVIGPLSRVEDNDRMLARLTL